A genomic segment from Thermodesulfobacteriota bacterium encodes:
- a CDS encoding zinc ribbon domain-containing protein: MPLYEYRCSACGERREVLARSSEAAQPPGCPVCGASMEKLFATVAARTKSGAAGCGAPRGAFS; this comes from the coding sequence ATGCCTCTGTACGAGTACAGGTGCTCCGCCTGCGGCGAGCGCCGCGAGGTGCTCGCCCGCTCTTCCGAAGCAGCCCAGCCCCCGGGGTGCCCCGTGTGCGGAGCCTCGATGGAGAAGCTCTTTGCGACCGTGGCCGCCCGCACCAAGAGCGGGGCGGCCGGCTGCGGGGCGCCCCGGGGAGCTTTCTCCTGA